A region from the Rhodamnia argentea isolate NSW1041297 chromosome 7, ASM2092103v1, whole genome shotgun sequence genome encodes:
- the LOC125315994 gene encoding uncharacterized protein LOC125315994: MGDLQVVGGIKKLNNRSYNSWSTCMMSYMRGRDLWEVVNGNDVRQPEAEDANGTLRKWKIKAGKAMFVLKTTVEEDVLEHIRDVDTPKEAWDTFANLFFKKNDTKHQLLESEVLSVMQRDMTVTQYFHKVKTLCREITELDPKAPIGDTRMKRIIIHGLKPEFGSFVVAIQGWQIQPSLVEFENLLAGQEALAKQMGGVSLKNEEEALYAYKGKWNSKHHAYGGSKKNDDKVRSHQGEDKVRSHQGEGSVRSWNGSKNRGNSQKFEGKCYNR; this comes from the coding sequence ATGGGTGATCTTCAAGTCGTTGGCGGAATCAAGAAACTCAACAACCGGAGCTACAATTCTTGGTCCACCTGCATGATGTCTTATATGCGGGGCCGGGATTTGTGGGAGGTTGTGAATGGAAACGATGTGAGACAACCGGAGGCTGAAGATGCGAATGGGACATTGCGAAAATGGAAGATTAAAGCGGGCAAAGCCATGTTCGTTTTGAAGACGACGGTTGAAGAGGATGTGCTAGAGCATATACGAGATGTGGATACTCCCAAGGAAGCTTGGGATACGTTTGCCAATCTGTTCTTTAAGAAGAACGACACGAAGCACCAACTTTTAGAAAGTGAGGTGTTGTCGGTGATGCAGCGTGACATGACGGTCACACAGTACTTTCACAAAGTGAAGACGCTATGCCGAGAGATCACCGAGTTGGATCCGAAGGCTCCTATTGGCGATACTAGGATGAAGCGAATCATCATCCATGGTTTGAAGCCAGAATTCGGGAGTTTTGTCGTTGCCATACAAGGATGGCAAATTCAGCCGTCACTTgtcgaatttgaaaatttgctagCTGGTCAAGAAGCCTTAGCTAAGCAAATGGGAGGAGTCTCattgaagaatgaagaagaggcACTCTATGCCTACAAAGGCAAGTGGAATTCCAAGCACCATGCTTACGGTGGATCTAAAAAGAATGATGACAAGGTGAGGAGTCATCAAGGTGAAGACAAAGTGAGAAGTCATCAAGGTGAAGGGAGCGTTCGCTCATGGAATGGTTCTAAGAACCGTGGCAATAGCCAAAAATTTGAAGGGAAGTGCTACAACCGCTAG